CTTATTAATCCTCATAATTTCGACATTCAACAAATTCCATGCCTATATCTAATGAAATGAATATACATAGTGACAATCACTTCCGCAGTGAGGAAAGCGCACACAGTTGCTCCAATGATAGATGTCCAACGCCAATGTTTGCATTTTCAGACCCAACTGATGCAACTTTCTCGATATTTTCCTTACAATGATGCAGAATGCGTACCTGCATCAGACCACCCAGATTGATGACGAGAGCGTGGGGAATAATGGGAACCGTGTGCCACATGCCATCCTTGAGGACTTGAAGGCCTTCCACTTCTTTGTCCTGCAAAAGGACGGTGATTGCCGATCTGTCTAAATGAGGTTTGGCGCCAAAAACTCCAGCCCTGGAGCATGCCGGATAGAAGTTGAACCTTACTTCCAACACCGGCCGGTCTCCAAACTGATCCAAGAAGCTGTTCTCTTCCAACTTGAGTGACCTCGCCATCGCCTTAGAAAGATCATTCATCACTGATCTTATCTTGAGAGTATACTCGTGCAAGGTTTCACTGTCAATaagaaagacaagaaagaaTGAACAAATTTAAATCACGGTATATAACATCATTATGGAATAAAGCAGTCATGCAATATCATTCTATTGCTGCTAAGACTCGCAAATTTCGCATCTTACTTGTCCAGACTTTTGGGTAGGTTGTTCTTCTGTGTTTCTCTATTTTAACGAAGCAACATATTCACTTCTTTTGAGACAATATTTTTGGATAGCACTGACCTTATGCAATTGTGTTGATGTAGCGAGGAATTCATAGAGAAACAGAAGCGTTTCATTTTCCATGAGTATTtacaattgcaattttggtacATGAAACAACAAGTTGGCAATTGCCTTTGGACATACCTGAGGTCAGCAGGATTTTCGGGCCAAAGATTCATCCTCCTTTGATCTTCTGGGAGTACTTTCAGAAACAAGCGATAGCAACAGTCCTTAACTTGGTTCTCATTTACAACCAAGTCATCTCCATACCCTTCAGCCTCATTCGAAGCTCGTGAATATTTCTGTTTCTCTTCAACTGGCAATGCAAAGAACTGTTGAGCAACTTCACGCACTTTGTCAAGATAGTCAATCGATATTCCGTGACCCACAGCCTAACATTTTGAAAACTCTGATCAAATTCAAAGCTCTAGCATATCTTTATAGGGAAAAAACAACTGCCAGTACCATCGATTGATGAATACACGTCTCCACAATTAGTTTTCAGAAAAAGGGAAACTATGGAACCCAATAATgtgcaaaagaaaatgcaggAGACTAAACTCAAGACTTCTTAAGCGTGCAACGACCATGCAACCgtttgttttaaattttgagCAGTCAGACTTCACTGAGAATTTTAAATCATTGTATAGCAATAAGGAGCAACTGATAACTTAGCCGCCTAACATAGAAAAGGTTTTATTTTCCTCGGGACATCAAAAGAACAAGGGTTTCAGTAAAAGTCTATGTTTTGTagcttaaaaaagaaaggaaggtaCCGAAAAAGGAGAAAACTAATAAACGTGTAAGGGAGATTAATTAAGGTGGAACGCTTATTGAATGTAGCTCATCTGCAGTGAGGTTGTTTCAATCATTTAACAATGTAAGTGAAGGAAATATTTCTCCGAAATTGGAATGTGTGGCAAATTTAAGCGTGTGaccttccaaaggaattgcaTCTGTCATGGTTCATGACATCCACTAAGGATGTAAATACTAATGGCATCATATATATCACTATCATCATCTAATCTTTTGCGCTTGATGTTATAAATGTAACTATAAAGATAAACAAAGAGACTAGTCTGAAAAAGCATGGAAATATTTCAGAAACTGTGACCTGGAAGCAACCACAAGAGCTGATAACTGACTTCAGTTTCTGAAGTTCATCTTCTGAGGAGAGAAGGCTAATGTCGACCACTGGAAATGTCACAGAATCTGCATTTTCTGTTTCACAAGCCATGATAATTAATGCTGTGTGAGGAAGAGGGCGGGGCTGCTGATGATTAGGAATTTCTGAagaaagattctatttgtaCTTGTTTTGTTCAGAAAAGTCAAACCGGCAAAGTGCCATGTTTCACTCTCATTGTTTCACATGTGGAGGAGCAAAGAGGTCCCACCAGAAATAACTTGCGATATTATCTTGGAATTGTTTCTTGGATTAATGAATGTGAAGAAACTGGATTTCAGAGCGGAACTGTTTGTTGAGGTTGACATAGAGTTTAAAAATTGAGTTCTTGAGGAAAAATGTCCATTGATCAATTTGCTTCTCAGGTTCAGGTTCGGAAGAGACGCAAGAGACCTCGTTTTGATGCGGTTGCCAATGAGTAGGAGTTTGCGAAGAAAGATCCTATTTTTGCAGCCAGAAAAATACTATGTTTCACTCTCATTGTGTCCCATGTGGAGGAGCAAGGGGGTCCCATCAGAAACAACTTGCAAGATTATCTTGGATTTGTCTCTTGGATTCATGCATGTAAATAAACTGGATTTCTTAGCAGAACTGTCTGGCGAGGTTGTCATCAGTCAATACAAGCTTTAATAAATTGAGTTGTTGTGGAAAAATGTATTTGACGAATTCGCTTCTCAGCTTCAGGTACAGAACACAGCCCTCACATTGACTGTGTCTCCATTAAATTATACAATAATTGATACTTTTAGTCCCTCTAGTTTGCTTCTCCAGATTATTTTAGTCAGCCTTGTCGTTGGAAGACACAGCAAAAGGATGATTTTATTGCGTGGACACAATCATGTTCTTCAAGGTGAGAGGCTGAGGCTAATATACTAATCTAGACTACAATGGATTGCTGTAGTTTGTCACTACAAGTTATTCCGAAGGTGACAGTCAGATCTGTTAAAGGATTTAGCAAGTCGATCGTAAATGTGGCTTGTCACAAAAGTCGTACAGGATTGTCGccattaatttcttcaacatTGAATTCTGCATTTCTTTGAACCCACGAATAGGAATATTGATTGCCTAGTAGTTCTCTGAAAGAATAGAACAAGGCACTTGTATTGACAGAGGAACTgcgaaaaagaacaaatttcattatttctcttcttcatagTAGGAACCTAATTCGGGTTCCATCTCCTATCCATTACGAGCCGGAACATGGAATGGCATGTAAGCAAATACAATAGAATGAAGACTGACTACTATTGAACCTAACGAATTCATGTATTTAATCACCAGACGGACTCACGGCTAATATATTTCATTAAGCAGTACCGTCTGGCTTTGCTGATTCCCATCCTTTGCTGTCAAATGCTATTCTTCCCTCCTATTTGCATTGTTTAAACCTCTCGAAAGCAGAATGCTATTCTTTAAACCAACAACCAGGACTTCAAAATGGAGCTGCCGTTCAGGTTTATTATCAGCAACGTGACCCCTTTCTGCAATATCGGGTATTTTGAATCAGATAGCAAGCACAAACTCAAAGGGCACCCCAGTTTTTTAGCCAATTAAGATGCGAAACAAACTTCCAGAGGCTTTTGCACAATGAGCATAGACTCGGATCTTGTTCGATCCAGAGAAGCTTGCTCCCAAGACATTTCTCCCTATGAGTTGGTGCCAGAGCAGCGCATTGCAGAGAAGAAATCAGAatctaagggcctgtttgttttcattctttttttctgtttttgaacaaaatttctgtttttttgttccagggaacaaaaaaaagaatagaaacgcgtttgtttgcgtttttgttctaaatctattctttGTTCGCAAGAACACATTTAGAACAGAAAcgagaaataagaaaacatgtttcttgtttctagaacaatttttaagaacaaattttctctctctcctctctttttcttctttttttttcttctttctttttctttttttctttggctagtcgtcggcctcggccatggccggcgaccggccgccgagggccggcgacctcacccgagcatcgccggccccggcgaggctcgggcctcaccttggctaggcgagctcgggctcgcccaaatccggtgagcccgagcttgcccagcccaccggcgaggctcaccgacTCGGCGGTGGCccgccgaggccgagcctcaccggtgggccgggcgagctcggggctcgccagatccggcaagctcgagctcgcctggccAAGGCAAGGTCgccgaccaaaagaagaaaaaaagaaaaaaaagaaaaaagaaagaaaaataagaaaataaaataaaaatattaaaaaattaaataaaacaaaaaaaaaagaatacaaatttaccaaacgtgtttcgttcattttttattccgaacaagtttaccaaacgtctTCTTCGTTCAAAATTGTTCTGGAGCGTTAAAAtagctttttctatttctcgtttttcaaacaattttttaacaaacgttaccaaacacgctcTAAGCGCctcgtttgtttgtgttcttttgttttcgattatgaacacattcctatttttttgttcccggaacaaaaaaagaacagaaatgcgtttgtttgcgtttttgttcctcggacttgtttctattccatggaacaaaattgaacaacaaaaaaaaaaaaaacttgtttcttatttctagaacacttccgagaaacaacttttctctttcttattattttcttttctttcttttctttttcttttcttcttctttttctttggctctggccgccggccccggcgaggccaagcgtcgccgacctcggcaaggctcggcctcgccttggccgggcgagcttgagtcgccagatccggcgaggcctagctcgcccaaccaccggtggctaggcgagctcggccttgcggggtcggcgagcctcaccatggctaggcgaggccgctggccctcatcggccggccgccggccgtggccgaggccgacgatcgaccaaaaggaaaaaaataaaaaagggaaaataaaaaataaaataaaaatatttaaaattaaaagaaacaaacaaattatacaagtttaccaagcATGttcctgttctttttctattctaggaacaagtttaccaaacaccttcttctgttcaaaaattgttccaagaaacaaaaaaaaatttctatttctattctctggaacaatttttgaacgaaatgttaccaaacgcaccctaaatgtCTCATTATAGTAACATGctgcaaaaagagagagagtgtgccAAGCAAGTATGCTCGTGTTTACGCTTGGTTTCTAAGGGCGTgcatgtttatgttctttttttgtttatgaacaaaaattttgtgtttttgttctcgggaacaaaattttgtttttttgttctcgagaacaaaattttgtttttttgttcccggaacaaaattgaaacggaaataagaaaaaaaaaaaagttatttttgttcGGAAACACTTcttcaagaacaaattttctctctcatctctttttttcttcttcttttcttctgctttttctttggccggtcgccgacctcggccatggcgccGACCGACcgccgagggccgacgacctcgccggagcgtcatCGGCCCCCGGCGACGCCGGCCTCGCCAACCGGGGCAAGaccaagctcgcccagccaaggcgaggccgagcctcgcccgcgcgCAAGCGACACTCGGCCtagccttggccgggcgagctcgagctcgcctagatccgacgaggccgagtTCACCCAACCACGGCAAGGCCgaacctcgcccaaccacggggccggtgagcctcgacgtggccgggcgaggtcggccccCGTCGGCCGATCACCGGCCTCCGcatggccagcgaccggccaaaagaagaaaaaaaaaaaggaaaaaaattaaaatatttaaaaattaaaagaaacaaaaaagaatataaatttacaaaacgtgtttctattcattttttattcccggaacaagtttactaaatgcgtcttttctagtcaaaaattgttcctcggaacagaaatagttttttctatttctgttccctggaacactttttaaatagaaacacaaacaaacgcgccctaaatgtACTGCCAAATTGTGCCAATATGTAgcatttaggacttttttgaggGAGGtggaaccaaaaaaattatatggtTCCGTTACGTAGAAATGCGAGAAAAGGATTTAACGACAAAAGAACCATGAAAAAACCatgagagaagaagagatgtCCTTACCCCTCAGCTAGTGTCGAAACCAGCCCAAAAGACATCAAGAGCTTGAAAATgttgaatttagaaatttaaagGTTGATGATGGAATTCAATTACAATCACCTGTAGTAGTCAGGATTTGGGTCAATGGAATTTGCATTGAGCAAACCATAATTTCCACCTATCAGTGATTATCTGCAGTACATTTTTGTATCAAAAGTAGATGCAATGCCCATGTGATCCAGATACCTGTCCTTACAAAAAAGCATCCGTGTATGACCTTTATTTCTGTATAACAAGATCTAAACCATCTGTTTCATCAGTGTGTCAGGAAAAGTACCAGAAGCTGTACACAAATGTATTTGAAACTCCATCATGGCCGCTTTTGAAAGCTCCTGCTTCACCAACCCATGCTACGGCCGAAGTAGCCGAAGCAGAACCCTTAACTGTGTTTTGCAGCTTTCTAAATATTTTAGCTATTTCTCTGCTAAATCTGGTATGCCGTTTTGGCTCCACCATGCCAGAGAAGTTTCattgaaacaaaaatgaaactgGACGTATATGGGAGTGAGTGCACATGTACAGTAGTCCACTAAATgcagagaaattgtttttgtcAAGTTCAAgtacttctttatcttattgacTACCACTGCTTCACAACTTTATGGACTTAGATATTGGTCAGGAAATTATTGATACCTATAGTTGGGTCGTGTTCTTGCTCTATTTAgtggattttcaaatttcatacgGTTTTAAGTAAACCTGACTTCTGTTCAGTTAGCTGTGCGGGTAGTATGCAACCTgttattacttttctttttgtgtggtAAACCTGGCTTAGTAAACGATGTatatctttttatgttttgctcCTCTGTGATGCAGGATCTTAGCAACAAGATATTGTTCAACGCAGTAAAGGGTGAGCTtagtttaaaatatttatgctTTTACATTACTGGAGCATGACATTGTAAACCTCTGCTTAGTCGTTGTTGACAATGCGAATATATGAGTGCGAGACCATGGACTAAATGCGCATGGCGAATACTTTTTCAACTTCTGCAGCATTTTCACGATTGAAGATCAGATTATGCCACTGACGTTTTTAAACAACCCTGCCGTCAATTTGCTAAGGACCCTAAATCAGTGGTTGGGTTCACTGAGGGCTGCCTGACCACGGCTAGATGGGATCAACTGAATGCATTTTTCAAGCATGCTGggtgtaataagtttatgagtTTCTGAAGTTATCGCAAGAATTATACTGCGTGCTTATGGTGATCTATTTTATCTTCATCAGCGCCCAAGTTATCCTTGGGTTAAATGCACTTAATGGGTGTACCATACTGCGATGGCATGGCCCTGCCGTGGGTGCTTGGCACTCAAAAAAAAGCCGAATCATTGATACGTTCTTGGTTGGGAATTTGGTAATTAGCGATACATTCTTTATTCTGCTTCTTAAGCTATGTATAGTGACTTCGGAAGCACTTCCTTCTCCAATTATGTTGCAGCCACACATTTAAATCCGTAAATTTGAGTACTTACTTGTTACATCCTATTTATGCTTATTTCTGATGATATAATATTGAAGCGAGCTAGATATAATTTCTGATTATATGTATGAGTGAACTCGACTTTAGGAGGATGAGAGGCTTATACTGTGAGTGATAATTTTATGGTTGGACATCTTGACCCTTGCTCTTCAGGAAACGAATTGAGTAGGAGTGGAGTTCATACAAGAGTCGCAGCAAGCCAGTACGCATCTGATACGGTTCGTCTGAAGAACTTGGTGTTAGACATTTACAAGAGTATTGAACCAAGCCTCTCATCCTAGCACCAGGAGGAAGCTATGATGCACTTTGGTTCAAGGAATACTTGGACAAGACCCCAAAATCCTTGGATGCAATTACTCTGCACATCTACAATCTTGGATCAGGTACCTTCTTTAGTTACTGTTCAACTACTCAAACATCTTGGATCTGGGACTATTATCATGCCTTTACCGGGCAGGTTCCAAAGTCACATTTCTCAGGCGGCCACCAGTCCAAAGTCGCACAAACAAAGTCATCATCGATATTGGCAATGGCAGATTGACCAACGGAGACATTAAGCTGAATAGTAGCACCTCCAGGTAGACCCTGTGAATCAGCATATATGGAGTAGTAGCTGAAGATGCAAGCCAGAAGGCCGATACCCATCAATGAAACAAGGGAGCTCATCTTCTCTGATGATCTCAAATTCTGAGCCTGAATGTGCTCttgttattcaaagaaaaaagaggataaCTAGTAAAGAAAGAATTCGTGGCACTTCATTGGAATTTTGGTAAATATCTGATAAAGTAGGTAACTTACTtatgacaaaatttcaaagttgttGGCAACTATATATTAATGAAacataacaaaataaagaaccCCAAACAGTAAAAGAGAATCCGGTATCATATTAAGAAGGAAATAACTGCCTCATATACACTGGGTTTGAAAAGTAGAAatgaaaagagggaaagagaataAATGGCATATTTGTTTGTATCAAAATGATAGCCCATTTTGATGTTGTTATCTTTTTAAGCAATTTGGGTATGTAATccgagaaaattattttaaaaaaagaaaaaaaaagaaataaagtcTTAAATATATCATGtggatgtcaattcagttttaaatgtttaaattgatcaatttagtcttaaatattttgataatttagtcatttcagcCAATTTTAACGGAAAATCACTTACATGAATGCTAACCAGTAACACGGCTGGTGTTGAAGtttctacatttttttaatt
This genomic stretch from Eucalyptus grandis isolate ANBG69807.140 chromosome 3, ASM1654582v1, whole genome shotgun sequence harbors:
- the LOC104440577 gene encoding protein SRG1 codes for the protein MACETENADSVTFPVVDISLLSSEDELQKLKSVISSCGCFQAVGHGISIDYLDKVREVAQQFFALPVEEKQKYSRASNEAEGYGDDLVVNENQVKDCCYRLFLKVLPEDQRRMNLWPENPADLSETLHEYTLKIRSVMNDLSKAMARSLKLEENSFLDQFGDRPVLEVRFNFYPACSRAGVFGAKPHLDRSAITVLLQDKEVEGLQVLKDGMWHTVPIIPHALVINLGGLMQVMTNGMFKSPLHRVSTNANKLRMSIAVFDEPEAEKEIGPVDHLVSHTRPRLYRSVRNFAAFNYECFQKGKDSLEELRI